From a single Planococcus shenhongbingii genomic region:
- a CDS encoding DUF6612 family protein, translated as MKKWMMMIGAGTLAMGLAACGETAEPAAGSEDKKEADSELTLEEVFTKSTEASQQIKSFHADMITNQLMSIESVGMEMEMAMNIGMDMTIEPLAFYQTSETSMVSEEMGDQEPMTMEMYMTEEGMYMNDPTIGSWIKMPEESIPDLQAMMEQQTADPSQQLEDLKAFQDDFTFEQTEDEYILKLDAAGEEFQALIHKQMEQVVGQMELEAQTALEEMKINAVAYELFIDKKTFLPNDMNVDMDIDMNIEGDTMSIKSDVEAAYSKYNEIEAITVPEEVLEQAKEMSF; from the coding sequence TTGAAGAAATGGATGATGATGATTGGTGCCGGAACACTGGCAATGGGATTAGCTGCTTGCGGAGAGACTGCGGAACCGGCAGCGGGCAGTGAAGATAAAAAAGAAGCGGATAGTGAACTGACTCTGGAAGAAGTATTTACAAAGTCGACTGAAGCGTCGCAACAAATTAAGAGCTTCCATGCAGATATGATTACCAACCAATTGATGAGCATAGAATCAGTCGGGATGGAAATGGAAATGGCAATGAATATCGGGATGGATATGACAATAGAGCCACTTGCTTTTTATCAGACATCTGAAACTTCGATGGTCTCTGAAGAAATGGGAGACCAGGAACCGATGACCATGGAAATGTATATGACAGAAGAAGGCATGTATATGAATGACCCGACGATTGGTTCATGGATTAAAATGCCGGAAGAGAGCATTCCAGACTTGCAGGCAATGATGGAGCAGCAGACTGCCGATCCGTCTCAGCAGCTGGAAGACCTTAAGGCATTCCAGGATGATTTTACATTTGAACAAACAGAAGATGAATACATCTTGAAATTGGATGCAGCAGGAGAAGAATTCCAGGCTTTGATTCACAAGCAAATGGAACAAGTAGTAGGGCAAATGGAATTGGAAGCCCAGACGGCTTTAGAGGAAATGAAAATCAATGCGGTAGCTTACGAGCTTTTCATTGATAAAAAAACCTTCCTGCCAAATGATATGAATGTCGATATGGACATAGACATGAATATCGAAGGTGACACGATGAGCATTAAATCGGATGTAGAAGCTGCTTACAGCAAATACAATGAAATTGAAGCCATCACCGTGCCGGAAGAAGTACTTGAACAAGCAAAGGAAATGTCATTTTGA